In Sedimentibacter sp. MB31-C6, one genomic interval encodes:
- a CDS encoding V-type ATP synthase subunit F, whose amino-acid sequence MKSFLICDSRDTWVGLRLAGIDGVIVHDRANALSTMKKVLQNREIGILILTEKIADMISEEVMEYKIKSKVPLIIEIPDRHGSIRTYDAIEKYISDSVGIRI is encoded by the coding sequence ATGAAATCTTTTTTAATATGTGATAGTAGAGATACATGGGTAGGATTGAGGTTAGCTGGCATTGATGGTGTCATTGTACATGACAGAGCCAACGCTTTGAGTACAATGAAAAAGGTGTTACAGAATAGGGAAATTGGTATATTGATACTTACAGAAAAAATAGCTGATATGATTAGCGAAGAAGTAATGGAATATAAGATTAAGTCAAAAGTACCACTAATAATTGAAATTCCTGATAGACATGGTAGTATTCGAACATATGATGCTATAGAAAAATATATCAGTGATTCAGTTGGAATTCGTATATGA
- a CDS encoding ATP synthase subunit C: MQIILILLAASIAVGTIIYGYKAMKNGKKGSIKKAILTTVSAFGLVMVGAIISTIFGGNVFAETEAVASEAVAAGSSLGDGLKYFSAALSTGIATIGTGLAVGSVGSSAVGAISEDSSILGKTLIFVGMAEGIAIYGMIISILILFV; encoded by the coding sequence ATGCAAATTATATTAATTTTATTAGCAGCATCAATTGCTGTAGGAACTATAATCTATGGATATAAAGCTATGAAAAATGGTAAAAAGGGAAGTATTAAAAAAGCTATATTAACAACAGTATCTGCATTTGGACTAGTAATGGTTGGAGCTATAATTTCAACAATTTTTGGTGGAAATGTATTCGCAGAAACTGAAGCAGTTGCTTCAGAAGCAGTTGCAGCTGGAAGTTCATTAGGAGATGGGTTAAAGTATTTTTCAGCAGCATTATCAACAGGTATAGCAACAATAGGAACAGGATTAGCAGTTGGTTCAGTTGGTTCATCAGCAGTAGGTGCTATATCAGAGGATTCTTCTATTCTTGGTAAAACTTTAATTTTTGTTGGTATGGCCGAAGGTATTGCAATTTATGGTATGATTATTTCAATTTTAATTTTATTTGTTTAA
- a CDS encoding V-type ATP synthase subunit A, with the protein MINIEGIVSDINGPVVKGLNMGSFKVNEMVTVGNQKLIGEVVSIEGTIATVQVYEETEGLKAGEKIFSTGSPLSVSLGPGMIGNIFDGIQRPLNRIQNMSQDFIPEGIGLLSLDEKKKWDVKILVKKGDKLKTGDVYATVQETERILHKLIIPYNVNGTVNDVKPDGKYTLNDTVVVLENENKRNLNLTLCFKWPVRKARPIEGRLPIYKPLITGQRVIDSFFPIAKGGTIALPGGFGTGKTVTQHQLAKWSDADIIVYIGCGERGNEMTDVLEEFPKLIDPRTNRPLMERTILIANTSNMPVAAREASIYTGITMAEYYRDMGYDVAIMADSTSRWAEALREISGRLEEMPAEEGYPAYLPSRLAEFYERAGCVENLSKEEASITIIGAVSPPGGDFSEPVTENTKRFVTAFLALDKKLAYARHYPAINYLTSYSGYVSMLGDWYEENIASDMFKLRQKMISLLQEEEKLNEIVQLVGEDVLPNDQALVLETARIIKKGFLQQNALHPQDSFVVLKKQYLMLQVIDIFYENAMECVKMGIPISVIRKEDVIQDILKMKYDVPNDKLEMLDDLMKKIIETFKNLKQKYE; encoded by the coding sequence ATGATTAATATTGAGGGAATTGTAAGTGACATAAACGGACCTGTTGTAAAGGGACTAAATATGGGCTCTTTTAAGGTTAATGAAATGGTTACAGTTGGTAATCAAAAACTTATAGGAGAAGTTGTTTCTATTGAAGGGACTATTGCTACTGTTCAAGTGTATGAGGAAACTGAAGGATTAAAAGCTGGAGAAAAAATCTTTTCAACTGGATCACCTTTATCAGTCTCTTTAGGGCCAGGAATGATAGGCAATATTTTTGATGGCATTCAAAGGCCTCTTAATAGAATACAAAATATGTCCCAAGATTTTATTCCTGAAGGTATAGGATTGTTATCTCTTGATGAAAAAAAGAAATGGGATGTTAAAATATTAGTAAAAAAAGGCGACAAGCTTAAAACAGGTGATGTTTATGCAACAGTACAGGAAACTGAAAGAATCCTGCATAAGCTTATAATTCCATACAATGTTAATGGAACAGTTAATGATGTAAAACCAGATGGAAAATATACTTTGAATGATACTGTAGTTGTATTAGAAAATGAAAATAAAAGAAATTTAAATCTTACATTATGTTTTAAATGGCCAGTAAGAAAGGCAAGACCTATAGAAGGAAGATTGCCTATTTACAAGCCACTTATAACTGGACAAAGGGTTATTGATAGTTTTTTTCCAATTGCAAAGGGTGGTACCATAGCTCTTCCTGGTGGATTTGGTACAGGTAAAACCGTAACACAACATCAATTAGCAAAGTGGAGTGATGCAGATATTATTGTATATATTGGTTGTGGTGAACGAGGAAATGAAATGACAGATGTATTGGAAGAATTCCCAAAGCTAATTGACCCTAGAACTAATAGACCATTAATGGAAAGAACAATTTTAATTGCAAATACGTCAAACATGCCAGTTGCTGCTCGTGAAGCAAGTATATATACAGGTATAACAATGGCAGAATATTATCGAGATATGGGCTATGATGTTGCAATAATGGCAGATTCTACTTCTAGATGGGCAGAAGCATTGAGAGAGATATCTGGTCGTTTGGAAGAAATGCCAGCAGAAGAAGGTTATCCTGCATACTTACCATCAAGACTTGCTGAATTTTATGAGAGAGCCGGTTGCGTAGAAAATCTAAGCAAAGAAGAAGCTTCAATAACGATAATTGGTGCTGTTTCACCTCCCGGAGGTGACTTTTCTGAACCTGTTACAGAAAATACAAAAAGATTTGTTACAGCATTTTTAGCATTAGATAAAAAATTAGCATATGCAAGACATTATCCTGCTATCAACTATTTAACTAGTTATAGCGGTTATGTAAGTATGCTTGGAGACTGGTATGAAGAAAATATAGCATCAGATATGTTTAAATTGAGACAAAAAATGATATCTTTATTGCAAGAGGAAGAAAAATTGAACGAAATTGTTCAACTTGTTGGAGAAGATGTACTCCCTAATGACCAAGCATTAGTATTGGAAACAGCAAGAATTATTAAAAAGGGATTCCTACAGCAAAATGCCCTTCATCCACAGGATTCCTTTGTTGTATTGAAAAAGCAATATTTGATGTTACAAGTAATAGATATATTTTACGAAAATGCTATGGAATGTGTTAAAATGGGAATACCTATTTCTGTAATTCGTAAGGAAGATGTTATACAAGATATTTTGAAAATGAAATATGATGTTCCAAATGATAAGTTAGAGATGTTAGATGATTTAATGAAAAAAATAATTGAAACATTCAAAAACTTAAAACAAAAGTATGAATAG
- a CDS encoding V-type ATPase subunit translates to MNPNMSYHAVRTKIITKKGHFLNKSTWDNILKCNSVEQLKNYLLNNVEFQRLLNDVRNVNINRDSLEGILRKIKNMEIIDLLHYFSGDYKDFLKTILIEDELADLNLILRKIARDETLEDIEKRFVHSDEFTNLPFNDLLVSKDVVQFIESLRDTPYYMELKNLTKEDAVKREFHIEMKLYVIFYKTLLAKAEKLDKEDKEVVKEIIGYKIDLLNIQWIYRALSYYKITPEEILIYSLEGGKSINFKTLKKLCYSKSLVDFRQLVNKTLKYKYFNDYITDEGRTMDFYLFEYLNKKSNKNIGIAISFIYMLNIIINDLTTIIEGIKYNMPKEKLESYLVYKVK, encoded by the coding sequence ATGAACCCTAACATGTCATATCACGCTGTAAGAACTAAGATAATTACAAAAAAAGGTCATTTTCTTAATAAAAGCACGTGGGATAATATATTAAAGTGTAATTCTGTTGAGCAACTTAAAAATTATTTGTTAAACAATGTTGAATTTCAAAGACTATTAAATGATGTACGAAATGTTAACATAAATAGAGATAGTTTAGAAGGAATACTTAGAAAAATTAAAAATATGGAAATCATAGATTTACTTCATTATTTTTCTGGTGATTATAAAGATTTCCTTAAAACTATATTGATAGAAGACGAATTAGCAGATTTAAACTTAATTTTAAGAAAAATTGCAAGAGATGAAACACTTGAAGATATAGAGAAAAGGTTTGTTCATTCTGATGAATTCACCAACTTACCCTTTAATGATCTATTAGTATCCAAGGATGTTGTTCAATTTATTGAAAGTTTAAGAGATACTCCATATTATATGGAGTTGAAGAATTTAACTAAAGAAGATGCTGTAAAACGAGAGTTTCATATAGAAATGAAGTTATATGTAATATTTTATAAAACTCTTTTAGCAAAAGCAGAAAAATTGGATAAAGAAGATAAAGAAGTTGTGAAAGAAATAATTGGATATAAAATTGATTTATTAAACATCCAATGGATTTACAGAGCGTTAAGTTACTATAAAATTACACCTGAAGAAATATTAATTTATAGTTTAGAAGGTGGAAAGTCAATTAATTTCAAAACATTAAAAAAATTATGTTATTCAAAATCACTAGTTGATTTTAGACAATTAGTTAATAAAACATTAAAATATAAATACTTTAATGATTATATTACTGATGAAGGTAGAACAATGGACTTTTATCTCTTTGAATATCTTAATAAAAAAAGTAATAAAAATATTGGAATAGCAATTTCATTTATATATATGTTAAATATTATTATTAATGATTTAACAACCATTATTGAAGGAATTAAATATAATATGCCAAAAGAAAAGTTAGAAAGTTACTTGGTATATAAAGTAAAGTGA
- a CDS encoding V-type ATP synthase subunit I — MSIEKMVLVKIVGSMEEMPTILKELIINDNVHLNLNIEHSNAYANYYIIHQYESDLVSSHLLDMDPDNFIQRCTDCLDTVNELSKGLDIELKVDSKILLDRNFSLEESKTELNKIKSSIGDKVNKINNYRQQIEELYIFKDKIDCISDKTVDLNKVADLNYFDYEIGTLSNENKIRIKRNYENLSAIVLRIGIIKSSVEDMYMIIYPKQFKEETNNLLKSLNWDKLNVPDGIVGTPSEMIVQINQRIETLQEKIKELSNEIEGDKELNTKILNKLFNIFTLEEKIAEISENAEFGDNIFAINLWIQEKDLNKLKDSISTVSNKYLLTEKTAEEMGNQVVPPTKLKNNWFTKPFETIVRMYGLPAYNELDPTPFLAITFCLAFGIMFGDIGQGLVYFLAGVLLLKKMESAGQILMRLGGSSILFGFVYGSLFGLEKHELPWLPSLINGGPLSPDNIPKILVAGILFGIAVLSVSYVYGVINSLKNGNIEEGIFGKNGVTGYIFFISFILTIVTLIGIINLPLSIPLIVLLLSLVILIMKEPITNIILKKKPLFHDGAGSYLTESIFEAVETILGVLSNSISFVRVGAFALNHAGLFLAFLVISEMVTNPLLKVLILIIGNILILTLEGLIVFIQGLRLQYYELFSKYFKGDGIEFKPLNVNNK; from the coding sequence ATGTCTATTGAGAAAATGGTCCTAGTAAAAATAGTTGGTTCTATGGAAGAAATGCCTACAATCTTAAAAGAATTAATAATTAATGATAATGTGCATTTGAATTTAAATATAGAACACAGTAATGCATATGCGAATTACTATATTATTCATCAATATGAATCAGATTTAGTAAGTTCACATTTATTAGATATGGATCCAGACAATTTTATTCAGAGATGTACTGATTGTTTGGACACAGTTAATGAATTGAGTAAGGGATTAGACATAGAATTAAAAGTAGATAGTAAGATTCTTTTAGATAGAAACTTTAGTTTGGAGGAATCTAAAACTGAATTAAATAAAATAAAATCTTCAATTGGTGATAAGGTTAATAAAATTAATAATTATAGACAGCAAATTGAAGAATTATATATTTTTAAAGATAAAATTGATTGTATTTCTGATAAAACTGTTGACTTGAATAAGGTGGCAGATTTAAATTATTTTGATTATGAAATAGGGACATTGTCAAATGAAAACAAAATACGTATTAAAAGAAACTACGAAAATTTAAGTGCAATAGTATTAAGAATAGGTATAATAAAATCTTCTGTTGAGGATATGTATATGATTATATATCCAAAACAATTTAAAGAGGAAACAAACAATCTTTTGAAATCTCTTAACTGGGATAAGTTAAATGTTCCAGATGGTATTGTAGGAACTCCTTCAGAAATGATTGTTCAAATTAACCAACGTATAGAAACTCTTCAAGAAAAAATTAAAGAATTATCTAATGAAATTGAGGGTGACAAAGAATTAAATACTAAAATATTAAATAAATTGTTTAATATTTTTACTCTCGAGGAAAAAATTGCTGAAATTTCTGAAAATGCTGAATTTGGAGATAATATATTTGCTATTAATCTATGGATTCAGGAAAAAGATTTAAATAAACTTAAAGATTCAATATCTACTGTTTCTAATAAATATCTTTTAACAGAAAAAACTGCTGAAGAAATGGGAAATCAAGTAGTTCCTCCTACAAAATTAAAAAATAATTGGTTCACAAAACCTTTTGAAACAATAGTAAGAATGTATGGATTACCCGCCTATAATGAACTTGATCCGACTCCATTTTTAGCTATAACTTTTTGTTTGGCATTTGGTATTATGTTTGGTGATATAGGTCAAGGTTTAGTATATTTTCTAGCTGGTGTATTACTTCTTAAAAAAATGGAATCAGCGGGTCAAATACTTATGCGTCTTGGAGGAAGTTCTATTTTATTTGGTTTTGTATATGGAAGTTTATTTGGATTAGAAAAACATGAGTTACCTTGGTTGCCTAGTTTAATTAATGGTGGTCCATTAAGCCCGGACAATATACCTAAGATACTAGTAGCAGGAATATTATTTGGAATAGCTGTTCTATCTGTATCTTATGTTTATGGAGTAATAAACTCACTGAAAAATGGAAATATTGAAGAAGGTATTTTTGGTAAAAATGGGGTTACTGGTTATATATTCTTTATAAGTTTTATATTAACTATTGTAACTTTAATAGGTATTATAAATTTACCTTTAAGTATTCCGCTGATTGTTCTTTTATTAAGTCTTGTTATTTTAATAATGAAAGAACCAATTACTAACATTATATTAAAGAAAAAACCATTGTTTCATGATGGAGCAGGTTCATATTTAACTGAAAGTATTTTTGAAGCAGTAGAAACTATTTTAGGCGTACTGAGCAATTCTATATCATTTGTTCGTGTTGGAGCCTTTGCACTGAATCATGCAGGATTATTTTTGGCATTTCTGGTAATATCAGAAATGGTAACTAATCCATTGTTGAAAGTTTTAATACTTATTATCGGAAATATATTAATTTTAACACTTGAAGGTTTAATAGTATTTATTCAAGGTCTTCGTCTTCAATATTATGAATTATTCAGCAAGTATTTTAAAGGCGATGGAATAGAGTTTAAACCATTAAATGTAAATAATAAGTAA
- a CDS encoding V-type ATP synthase subunit E family protein, whose amino-acid sequence MVTIEQKLLLFSKLLNQSMDKKFNEDFKEIEKQNELRIQKNKEEVDREAKEIEEKAKKKAETKRIESLSKSKVIIKREIIVLKENYYNIFMENFKNKLQEFIKSKIYKTFLEKEILEFQKYIKSSEDCNLIIYLTKKDNDNYSSFLKEEFKKYPKIENISFIIREDILGGLIIEIVDKNVKVDLSIDAILEENKSYIMQTIFEALEAGDYND is encoded by the coding sequence ATGGTTACTATAGAACAAAAATTATTACTTTTTTCTAAATTGCTCAATCAATCTATGGATAAAAAGTTCAATGAAGACTTTAAGGAAATTGAGAAACAAAATGAATTAAGAATACAAAAAAATAAAGAAGAAGTAGATAGAGAAGCAAAAGAAATTGAAGAGAAAGCTAAGAAAAAAGCTGAAACTAAACGTATTGAAAGCTTGAGTAAATCAAAAGTAATTATAAAAAGAGAGATTATTGTATTAAAAGAAAATTATTACAATATTTTTATGGAAAATTTCAAAAATAAATTACAAGAATTTATTAAGTCAAAAATATATAAAACATTTTTAGAAAAAGAAATATTAGAATTTCAAAAATATATAAAAAGTAGTGAAGATTGTAATTTAATTATTTATTTGACAAAAAAAGATAATGATAATTATAGTAGTTTTTTAAAAGAAGAATTTAAAAAGTATCCGAAAATTGAAAACATATCTTTTATAATAAGGGAAGATATATTAGGTGGTTTAATAATTGAAATAGTAGATAAAAATGTTAAAGTAGATTTATCAATAGATGCTATTTTAGAAGAAAATAAATCTTATATAATGCAAACAATATTTGAAGCTTTAGAGGCAGGTGATTACAATGATTAA